From Streptomyces sp. HUAS MG91, the proteins below share one genomic window:
- a CDS encoding sugar phosphate isomerase/epimerase yields the protein MAEPVVRIPDAKVALSTASVYPESTATAFEIAARLGYDGVEVMVWTDPVSQDIEALRRLSDYHRIPILAVHAPCLLITQRVWSTDPWTKLQRAKTAAERLGASTVVVHPPFRWQRQYARDFVSGIWRMADETDVRFAVENMYPWRYRDREMLAYAPDWDVTKDDYRHFTVDLSHTATARTDAMHMIDRMGDRLGHVHLADGNGSNKDEHLVPGRGTQPCAELLERLATGGFDGHVVIEVNTRRAMSSAEREADLAEALAFTRLHLASAVRVPRS from the coding sequence GTGGCAGAACCAGTGGTGCGCATCCCGGATGCGAAGGTCGCCCTGTCGACGGCCTCGGTCTATCCGGAGTCCACGGCGACGGCCTTCGAGATCGCCGCACGCCTGGGCTACGACGGCGTCGAGGTCATGGTCTGGACCGACCCCGTCAGCCAGGACATCGAGGCCCTGCGCCGCCTCAGCGACTACCACCGCATCCCGATCCTGGCCGTCCACGCCCCGTGTCTGCTGATCACGCAGCGCGTCTGGTCCACCGACCCCTGGACGAAGCTCCAGCGCGCGAAGACCGCGGCCGAGCGCCTCGGCGCCTCGACCGTGGTCGTCCACCCGCCCTTCCGCTGGCAGCGCCAGTACGCCCGCGACTTCGTCAGCGGCATCTGGCGGATGGCGGACGAGACGGACGTCCGGTTCGCCGTCGAGAACATGTACCCGTGGCGTTACCGGGACCGCGAGATGCTCGCGTACGCCCCCGACTGGGACGTCACGAAGGACGACTACCGGCACTTCACCGTCGATCTCAGCCACACGGCGACCGCCCGCACCGACGCCATGCACATGATCGACCGGATGGGCGACCGCCTCGGCCACGTCCACCTCGCCGACGGCAACGGCTCCAACAAGGACGAGCACCTGGTCCCCGGCCGCGGCACCCAGCCCTGCGCCGAACTCCTCGAACGCCTCGCGACCGGCGGCTTCGACGGCCATGTCGTGATCGAGGTCAACACCCGGCGGGCCATGTCGAGCGCCGAGCGCGAGGCCGACCTCGCCGAGGCCCTGGCCTTCACGCGCCTGCACCTGGCCTCCGCGGTCCGGGTGCCGCGTTCATGA
- a CDS encoding TetR family transcriptional regulator, with protein sequence MTEPARRRGRPSRTGTGSGPGTRELILAAAREEFAERGFEKTSVRGIAKAAGVDPALVHHYFGTKEQVFAASIEVAFAPALQAPAAVEDGPLDAVGERLTRFIFGIWENPATRAPLLAIVRSAVNNETAAAVFRRLIAAQLLSRLARRLDVPEREAELRVSLAAAQLVGTAMLRYVIKAEPLASADAEDVIARLAPVVQRHLTGP encoded by the coding sequence ATGACGGAACCCGCGCGCCGCAGGGGACGCCCGTCCCGTACGGGCACGGGGAGCGGCCCGGGCACCCGGGAGCTGATCCTCGCCGCGGCCCGCGAGGAGTTCGCCGAGCGCGGCTTCGAGAAGACGTCCGTACGGGGCATCGCGAAGGCGGCCGGCGTCGACCCGGCGCTCGTGCACCACTACTTCGGCACCAAGGAACAGGTCTTCGCCGCGTCGATCGAGGTGGCCTTTGCCCCCGCCCTGCAAGCGCCCGCCGCGGTCGAGGACGGGCCGCTCGACGCGGTCGGGGAGCGGCTGACCCGCTTCATCTTCGGGATCTGGGAGAACCCGGCCACCCGGGCCCCGCTGCTCGCCATCGTGCGCTCCGCCGTGAACAACGAGACCGCGGCCGCCGTCTTCCGGCGCCTGATCGCGGCCCAGCTGCTCTCCCGTCTCGCCCGCCGCCTCGACGTGCCCGAGCGCGAGGCCGAGCTGCGGGTCTCGCTGGCCGCCGCGCAGCTGGTGGGCACGGCGATGCTCCGCTACGTGATCAAGGCGGAGCCGCTGGCGTCCGCCGACGCCGAGGACGTCATCGCCCGGCTCGCGCCGGTGGTCCAGCGGCACCTCACGG